One Weissella coleopterorum DNA segment encodes these proteins:
- the ychF gene encoding redox-regulated ATPase YchF has translation MALTAGIVGLPNVGKSTLFNAITKAGAEMANYPFATIEPNMGMVEVPDTRLARIAEIVNSNKIIPTTFEFTDIAGIVKGASQGEGLGNKFLENIRQVNAIVHVVRAFDDDNIVHVNGTVDPIDDIETINTELVLADLESIEKRYDRVSRAAKSGDKEAKAEFEVLDKIKPLLDAGKPARLAEFTAEQEKVVRSLFLLTTKPTLYVANVSEDDMSDPAASKYFQAIQEYAANEGAEVIGLSARAEEEIAEMAPEDQAEFLEMSGVEEPGLNILIRTAYDLLNLRTFFTAGVKEVRAWTFKAGAKAPETAGVIHSDFQRGFIRAETMSYDDLDQYGSEKAVKEAGRLRSEGKEYVVADGDIMEFLFNV, from the coding sequence ATGGCATTAACAGCCGGAATTGTGGGACTACCTAACGTTGGTAAATCCACACTATTCAATGCGATTACAAAAGCTGGGGCAGAAATGGCTAACTATCCATTTGCTACGATTGAACCCAATATGGGGATGGTTGAAGTACCAGATACCCGTTTAGCACGCATTGCCGAAATTGTGAACAGTAATAAAATTATCCCAACTACTTTTGAATTCACAGATATTGCGGGAATTGTAAAGGGAGCCTCACAAGGTGAAGGATTAGGAAATAAATTCCTAGAGAACATTCGGCAAGTGAACGCCATTGTTCACGTTGTACGTGCATTTGATGATGATAATATTGTCCATGTCAATGGAACCGTTGATCCGATTGATGATATTGAAACCATTAATACAGAATTAGTTTTAGCTGATTTGGAATCAATTGAAAAACGTTATGACCGAGTATCCAGAGCGGCCAAGAGTGGCGATAAAGAAGCGAAAGCTGAATTTGAAGTGCTAGATAAAATTAAGCCGCTATTGGATGCTGGAAAACCAGCCCGGTTAGCTGAATTTACAGCTGAACAGGAAAAAGTTGTGCGAAGTCTCTTCCTATTAACAACGAAGCCAACTTTATATGTGGCGAATGTAAGCGAAGATGATATGAGCGATCCGGCCGCTTCAAAGTATTTCCAAGCCATTCAAGAATATGCGGCTAATGAAGGGGCAGAAGTAATTGGTTTATCCGCGCGTGCGGAAGAAGAAATTGCGGAAATGGCACCAGAAGATCAGGCTGAGTTTTTGGAGATGTCCGGTGTAGAAGAACCAGGTTTGAATATCTTAATTCGGACGGCGTATGACTTATTGAATTTGAGAACATTCTTTACGGCCGGTGTTAAGGAAGTTCGGGCTTGGACCTTTAAAGCGGGGGCGAAAGCTCCAGAAACGGCGGGAGTGATCCACTCTGATTTCCAAAGGGGCTTCATTCGTGCTGAAACGATGAGCTATGATGATTTGGATCAGTACGGTAGTGAGAAAGCAGTAAAAGAGGCTGGTCGCTTACGCTCTGAGGGAAAAGAATATGTTGTGGCCGATGGTGACATCATGGAGTTCTTGTTCAACGTTTAG
- a CDS encoding response regulator transcription factor has protein sequence MKILIVDDDHEIAELLEIYVKNEGYEPVVAFDGKEALKKLRTNPDIGLVVLDIMMPEMTGTEVVKEVRKDNPVPILILSAKSGAMDKIQGLITGADDYVTKPFNPLEVMARIKALLRRSQNGVQQPIQEILDVGPLTINKDSHEVKTAAGDTVNLTALEFGILYLLASHPNRVFSADDIFERVWQQESVVSAKTVMVHVSHLRDKLEEATDGNQVVQTVWGVGYKIEVL, from the coding sequence ATGAAGATTTTAATTGTTGATGATGATCATGAAATTGCCGAGTTACTAGAAATTTATGTTAAGAATGAAGGCTATGAACCAGTCGTGGCTTTTGATGGAAAAGAGGCATTAAAGAAGCTACGAACGAATCCTGATATTGGTCTGGTAGTTTTGGATATTATGATGCCAGAGATGACTGGAACGGAAGTCGTAAAGGAAGTTCGAAAAGATAATCCTGTGCCGATTTTAATTTTGTCAGCTAAGTCTGGAGCCATGGATAAGATTCAAGGCTTAATTACGGGGGCGGATGATTATGTCACTAAGCCGTTTAATCCACTTGAAGTAATGGCACGTATCAAAGCATTGCTTCGCCGTTCACAAAATGGTGTTCAACAGCCAATTCAAGAAATCCTAGATGTTGGTCCGTTGACAATTAATAAGGACAGCCACGAAGTAAAAACAGCGGCTGGGGATACAGTTAATTTGACTGCGTTGGAATTTGGAATTCTCTACTTACTTGCTTCACATCCGAATCGGGTATTTAGTGCGGATGATATTTTTGAACGAGTTTGGCAGCAAGAGTCCGTTGTTAGTGCTAAAACAGTCATGGTGCACGTCTCGCATTTGCGCGATAAGTTGGAAGAAGCAACCGATGGCAATCAAGTTGTGCAAACAGTTTGGGGTGTTGGTTACAAGATTGAGGTATTGTAG
- a CDS encoding Crp/Fnr family transcriptional regulator, which translates to MNPNKLYDLLLGIDSEYVHKIKIHKGSFLIKSGDLETNIYVLIVGVVITSITEKDGRSLNIDYIKGPNIVTALKDENEKVVEQPLDVLVDSDEAEFYKINRLKFWEAINANVESQIFMRNYYRQRLDNSIVRLKRQMSNNRKGQVCTFIYELVQLFGVTSPLDSHYILINQQIRHQTIAEFCGINSRTSVTRIINRLVSDNVIVNEHGYITVKDLEYLKQFV; encoded by the coding sequence ATGAATCCGAACAAATTGTATGACCTGTTGTTGGGAATTGATTCTGAATATGTACATAAAATTAAAATTCATAAAGGCTCCTTTTTGATTAAATCGGGAGATTTAGAGACGAACATTTACGTTTTAATAGTGGGAGTGGTAATTACTTCCATTACTGAAAAGGATGGTAGGAGTTTAAATATTGATTATATAAAGGGACCAAATATCGTAACTGCGTTAAAGGATGAGAACGAAAAGGTTGTTGAACAGCCACTGGATGTTTTAGTTGATTCGGATGAAGCTGAATTTTATAAGATTAATCGTCTTAAATTTTGGGAAGCGATCAATGCCAATGTAGAATCACAAATTTTTATGCGAAATTATTATCGGCAACGTCTTGATAATAGCATTGTTCGTTTAAAACGACAGATGAGTAATAATCGCAAAGGGCAAGTGTGTACGTTTATTTATGAATTAGTACAACTATTTGGGGTTACAAGCCCACTTGATTCACACTATATATTAATTAATCAACAAATTAGGCATCAGACGATTGCGGAGTTTTGTGGTATTAATTCGCGAACATCTGTGACCAGAATTATTAATCGACTTGTGAGTGATAATGTCATTGTCAATGAACACGGTTATATCACTGTTAAAGACTTAGAGTATTTAAAGCAATTTGTATAA
- a CDS encoding sensor histidine kinase — translation MKLSVQGWAKLILKMLVGTVAIFFLEVGALLMTQVHFDTKNWVQELLILQQHHFGMVIVITLGTLVLWLWLMHTLLEQAAMEMLTTQINQQNENIFNDQESSLLHKMFFLHLGGLIKSINNTFVAAHMAELRVKNIENSKDEMIGNISHDLRTPLTALIGYLGLVKLDPKGAQTEKYVNIAYDKAEHMKTLVEDLYEYVQVNDHNFKLQLHMAPLNLSAMLSQLVANYELESKQHHMEVRAKTDPDVIKMAGDQDRLARVFMNLISNAFKYGERATYIELTASLVSDTTVEVRVANDGQRIPEEAIGHVFDRFYRVESSRNLNTGGSGLGLAIVGGIIEAHNGTVRVESNDQETAFILTLPLQLEI, via the coding sequence ATGAAACTATCGGTTCAGGGTTGGGCTAAGTTGATATTAAAGATGTTAGTTGGGACTGTGGCCATTTTCTTTCTTGAAGTGGGGGCATTGTTGATGACCCAGGTGCATTTTGATACCAAAAACTGGGTGCAAGAGTTGTTAATATTACAGCAACATCATTTCGGAATGGTTATTGTGATTACTCTAGGTACTTTAGTTTTGTGGTTATGGTTAATGCATACCCTGTTGGAGCAGGCAGCCATGGAGATGCTAACCACCCAAATTAATCAACAAAATGAAAATATCTTTAACGATCAGGAATCATCATTGTTGCATAAAATGTTTTTTTTACATTTGGGTGGTTTAATTAAAAGTATTAATAATACTTTTGTAGCTGCCCATATGGCCGAATTAAGGGTTAAAAATATTGAAAATTCCAAGGATGAAATGATTGGTAATATTTCGCATGATCTTAGAACTCCGTTAACAGCGTTAATCGGTTATTTGGGCTTGGTTAAATTAGATCCGAAAGGTGCTCAAACGGAAAAATATGTTAATATCGCATACGATAAAGCAGAACATATGAAGACGTTAGTCGAAGATCTATATGAGTATGTTCAAGTCAACGATCATAATTTCAAACTCCAATTGCACATGGCACCTTTGAATTTGTCAGCGATGTTGAGTCAGTTAGTAGCAAATTATGAACTTGAATCAAAACAGCATCATATGGAAGTGCGTGCCAAAACAGATCCTGATGTAATTAAAATGGCGGGGGATCAAGACCGTCTTGCCCGGGTCTTTATGAATTTGATTTCTAATGCTTTTAAATATGGAGAAAGAGCAACTTATATTGAACTGACGGCTTCGTTAGTTTCGGATACTACCGTTGAAGTACGCGTGGCTAATGATGGGCAAAGAATTCCAGAAGAAGCAATCGGACACGTTTTTGATCGTTTCTATCGGGTGGAAAGTTCACGGAACCTTAATACAGGTGGTTCAGGGCTTGGATTGGCCATTGTGGGCGGTATTATTGAGGCTCATAATGGGACCGTCCGAGTTGAATCAAATGATCAAGAAACGGCATTTATCCTGACCTTACCCTTACAATTAGAAATTTAG
- a CDS encoding DUF1129 family protein: MTQEVKATSATNDITDEATIMPTHSELAASGLSKRNQKFVYQAIELVENDGQYLSLIQKMETDLLEGQKVGKTAKQIYGTPAEALGMEAKAQETQSQGTVYSDFGYWDLAFDNMLTFLMLFSAMFGITLLFQKDASINAGAAGILALALTSICGGLLFALITKIMARRDLGRVLRVLSAILAFALWFLIYMLASVLPKVINPVLPGWVYLIVAVVAFAGFRFLRKKTGIVGGFMGGSQVSNKK, translated from the coding sequence ATGACGCAAGAAGTTAAAGCAACATCAGCAACAAACGATATAACGGACGAAGCAACAATAATGCCCACACATTCAGAATTAGCAGCATCGGGTTTGAGTAAGCGAAATCAAAAATTTGTGTATCAAGCCATTGAATTAGTAGAAAATGATGGACAATATTTATCACTAATTCAAAAAATGGAAACTGATCTATTAGAAGGACAAAAAGTTGGAAAAACAGCCAAGCAAATTTATGGCACGCCAGCGGAAGCTTTGGGGATGGAAGCCAAGGCACAAGAAACCCAAAGCCAAGGAACTGTTTACAGTGACTTTGGGTATTGGGATCTGGCATTTGATAATATGTTAACGTTTTTGATGCTATTTTCAGCAATGTTTGGAATCACGTTATTATTCCAAAAAGATGCTTCAATAAATGCTGGGGCAGCTGGTATCTTAGCGTTGGCCTTAACTTCAATTTGTGGAGGATTATTGTTTGCGTTAATTACAAAGATTATGGCGCGTCGTGACTTAGGCCGGGTTTTGCGAGTGCTATCAGCTATCTTAGCCTTCGCATTATGGTTCTTAATCTATATGCTGGCCTCGGTTCTTCCCAAAGTCATCAATCCGGTTTTGCCAGGTTGGGTGTACTTAATTGTCGCCGTAGTAGCATTTGCTGGGTTCCGTTTCTTGCGTAAGAAAACGGGAATCGTGGGTGGCTTTATGGGTGGATCACAAGTAAGTAATAAAAAATAA
- a CDS encoding metallophosphoesterase, whose amino-acid sequence MGKIIISSDNHIDVNRLEREMILDQQAQYLIDQKVDVYLMAGDWYNYFEKTLRFAEDLQDMIGPKTIVRFLAGNHEMGHGITFDELEQDLSPLYFHNKSLKLGDLTLIGNNGWYDYSFAQGPQKEQVSQFKNGFYYDGLIKQPMSDFERTTLSLNQIQQHLAATSVDQKVLMVQHFVPHNLDLSYPAKFPKWQMINGVMGSQRYVDLYRTDARIQQIIYGHAHLNLPMRQIRAGKYYNVSVGYRRAKAIEWTETTFFENWVKKLYQNR is encoded by the coding sequence ATGGGAAAAATAATTATTAGTAGTGATAATCACATTGATGTCAACCGCCTGGAGCGGGAAATGATTTTAGATCAACAGGCTCAATATTTGATTGATCAAAAGGTTGATGTTTATTTGATGGCGGGTGATTGGTATAACTATTTTGAAAAGACGTTGCGATTTGCTGAAGATTTGCAAGACATGATTGGTCCTAAAACGATAGTACGCTTTCTAGCGGGTAATCATGAAATGGGGCATGGGATTACCTTTGATGAGTTAGAACAGGATTTGAGTCCATTGTACTTTCATAATAAGTCATTAAAATTAGGTGATTTAACATTAATTGGAAATAATGGTTGGTATGATTATTCTTTTGCTCAAGGACCGCAAAAAGAGCAGGTGAGTCAATTTAAAAATGGTTTTTACTATGATGGCTTAATCAAACAACCAATGAGTGATTTTGAACGAACTACGTTAAGCTTAAATCAAATCCAACAACATTTAGCAGCAACTTCTGTGGATCAAAAAGTTTTAATGGTTCAACACTTTGTTCCCCATAATTTAGATTTAAGCTATCCTGCGAAATTTCCGAAATGGCAAATGATAAATGGAGTTATGGGATCGCAGCGGTATGTAGACTTATATCGAACTGATGCACGAATTCAACAAATTATATATGGGCATGCTCATTTGAATTTACCGATGCGTCAAATTAGAGCTGGAAAATATTATAATGTTAGCGTTGGTTATCGGCGTGCTAAAGCGATTGAATGGACTGAAACAACTTTTTTTGAAAATTGGGTAAAAAAACTTTATCAAAATCGTTGA